A single genomic interval of Streptococcus suis harbors:
- a CDS encoding serine hydrolase yields MQKKLLVWLLPVLFGWQVVDSTEIPFELTAQEEYELTHTIYDQYFQTIPQNPNVFQTENLYSDEELTIAGGQLQPNQHFSITDVLVNSKKELVFKIDDKGYILASRHLLFDDVIVTETTVEQTYWTKKGFTLLTSPIANEATEIKNDLQPYQAVMVSKIVTTSLGDFAYVTDKGWIAVNNLSKTDNRVEAVQELLTNKYSKDTIGIYVKQLSTGQTAGVNQEKLFYSASIAKLPILYYVQEQLNAGYIDLTTKVKYTTESISFPGAYVAGGSGSLSKTPDNKDYSVEELINKTAKESDNVASNLLSYYVANKFDSNFYQVITAKTGSEWSMVTRETSAEIAGKMMEALYIQNGYVLESLLSTQFDDQRISKDISVPVAHKIGDADDVKHDVAIVYAGSPFVLSIFTDKSNYDEITQIANDIYGILK; encoded by the coding sequence ATGCAGAAAAAACTGCTCGTATGGTTATTGCCAGTTTTATTTGGATGGCAGGTGGTCGATAGTACAGAAATACCATTTGAACTCACAGCGCAAGAAGAATACGAATTGACTCATACTATCTATGATCAGTATTTTCAAACTATCCCTCAAAACCCAAATGTTTTTCAAACTGAGAATCTTTATTCGGATGAAGAACTGACTATAGCAGGTGGACAATTACAGCCGAACCAACATTTTTCTATTACGGATGTTCTAGTCAATAGCAAAAAAGAATTGGTTTTCAAAATAGATGACAAGGGTTACATTCTTGCAAGTAGGCATCTACTATTTGATGATGTAATTGTTACAGAAACTACTGTTGAGCAAACTTATTGGACAAAAAAAGGTTTCACATTGTTAACCTCACCAATTGCTAACGAAGCTACGGAAATAAAAAATGATTTACAACCCTATCAAGCTGTTATGGTTTCTAAAATCGTAACAACTTCCCTAGGTGATTTTGCCTATGTTACAGATAAAGGTTGGATTGCAGTAAATAATCTTTCTAAAACGGATAATAGAGTAGAAGCCGTTCAAGAGTTGTTGACTAACAAATATTCCAAAGATACTATTGGTATATATGTGAAACAATTGTCAACAGGTCAAACTGCAGGTGTAAATCAAGAGAAACTATTCTATTCTGCCAGCATTGCTAAACTACCAATTCTTTATTACGTTCAAGAGCAACTGAATGCTGGGTATATTGATTTGACTACTAAAGTGAAATATACAACCGAATCTATATCCTTCCCAGGAGCTTATGTTGCTGGAGGAAGTGGTTCACTGTCAAAAACTCCTGACAATAAAGATTATTCAGTGGAAGAATTAATCAATAAGACTGCTAAAGAGTCAGATAATGTAGCTAGTAATTTACTTTCTTATTATGTAGCTAATAAATTCGATTCCAATTTTTATCAAGTAATAACTGCTAAAACAGGTAGTGAGTGGAGTATGGTTACACGTGAAACTTCAGCTGAAATCGCAGGTAAAATGATGGAAGCCTTATATATTCAAAATGGCTATGTGCTAGAAAGTTTGTTATCTACTCAATTTGATGATCAACGTATTTCGAAAGACATCTCAGTTCCAGTTGCTCATAAAATTGGTGATGCAGATGATGTCAAACACGATGTAGCGATTGTTTACGCAGGGTCTCCTTTTGTTTTATCTATTTTTACAGATAAATCAAATTATGATGAGATTACACAAATTGCAAATGATATTTACGGGATTTTAAAGTAA
- a CDS encoding SP_0009 family protein: MTESIFKIVEQFLQHSDEKLEELNQKNRELKLEENES; this comes from the coding sequence ATGACCGAATCTATTTTTAAAATTGTAGAGCAATTTTTACAGCATTCTGATGAAAAATTAGAAGAGTTGAATCAAAAGAATAGAGAATTAAAGCTAGAAGAAAATGAATCGTAG
- a CDS encoding FtsB family cell division protein has protein sequence MKKSKILQLNNAFIQSERKKTQHQLAERQQKNRFMGAILILVIFLFMLPAYNLVGTYTNIQQQEKKLAELEKNYEELTKEQKQEAEMVAKLKNEEYAAKYVRAKYQYSKEGEFVYNIPGLPK, from the coding sequence ATGAAGAAATCTAAAATTCTACAACTGAATAATGCCTTTATTCAGTCGGAGCGTAAAAAAACTCAGCATCAATTGGCAGAACGCCAACAAAAAAATCGTTTTATGGGTGCAATTCTCATTCTAGTTATCTTTCTTTTTATGTTGCCTGCCTATAATCTTGTTGGGACTTACACTAATATTCAGCAGCAGGAAAAGAAGCTTGCTGAATTGGAAAAAAATTACGAAGAACTGACCAAAGAACAGAAGCAGGAAGCAGAGATGGTTGCAAAATTGAAAAATGAGGAATACGCAGCAAAGTATGTTCGGGCTAAGTATCAATACTCTAAAGAAGGGGAATTTGTCTACAATATTCCAGGGTTACCAAAATGA
- a CDS encoding RNA-binding S4 domain-containing protein, which produces MRLDKYLKVSRIIKRRTVAKEVADKGRIKVNGILAKSSTDLKVNDQVEIQFGNKLLTVKVLEMKDSTKKEDALKMYEIISEKRIEKDEEI; this is translated from the coding sequence ATGAGACTAGATAAATATTTGAAAGTATCCCGCATTATCAAGCGTCGAACAGTTGCGAAGGAAGTTGCCGATAAAGGACGAATAAAAGTCAATGGGATTTTGGCTAAATCTTCAACAGATTTAAAAGTAAATGATCAGGTTGAAATCCAATTTGGTAATAAACTACTCACTGTAAAAGTACTTGAAATGAAAGATTCGACTAAAAAAGAAGACGCACTGAAAATGTATGAAATTATCAGTGAAAAAAGGATAGAAAAAGATGAAGAAATCTAA
- the hpt gene encoding hypoxanthine phosphoribosyltransferase codes for MLDKDIKKILVSEEEIVAKCKELGQILATDYADKNPILVGILKGSIPFMAELMKHIDAHVETDYMVVSSYHGGTESSGTVKIIKDLDNSVAGRHIIFVEDIIDTGRTLKELKELFALRQAASIKIATLLDKPEGRVVEIEPDYTCFTIPNEFVVGFGLDYDENYRNLPYVGVLKEEVYTK; via the coding sequence ATGTTGGACAAAGATATTAAGAAAATTCTTGTTTCAGAAGAAGAAATCGTTGCAAAATGCAAAGAACTCGGTCAAATTCTAGCAACAGACTATGCAGATAAGAATCCTATTCTTGTAGGAATTTTAAAAGGTTCTATCCCATTTATGGCAGAATTAATGAAACATATTGATGCCCATGTAGAAACGGATTATATGGTTGTTTCTAGCTACCATGGCGGAACGGAGAGTAGCGGTACCGTTAAGATTATCAAGGATTTGGACAATAGTGTTGCAGGTCGACATATCATCTTCGTAGAGGATATTATTGACACTGGTCGCACATTAAAAGAATTGAAAGAACTCTTTGCTTTGCGTCAGGCAGCCTCTATTAAAATTGCCACTCTTCTTGATAAACCAGAAGGTCGTGTTGTTGAAATCGAGCCAGACTACACTTGCTTTACTATTCCAAATGAATTTGTAGTTGGATTTGGCTTAGATTATGATGAAAATTACCGTAATCTTCCTTATGTTGGTGTACTCAAAGAGGAAGTTTACACAAAATAG
- the tilS gene encoding tRNA lysidine(34) synthetase TilS, with amino-acid sequence MKDRFLKVTLDGHFFDKHKKVLVAVSGGLDSMNLFHLLYECKQVLGIELGIAHINHGQREESVIEEKYLRQLAEESNVPFYLSYFEGVFSEEAARKWRYGFFATIMEKEGYTALVTAHHADDQAETVFMRLIRGGRLRHLSAIQPTQPFATGELIRPLLSFKKADFEKLFHFEDCSNADFKYFRNRVRNDYLPKLKQENPKIELTLNNLAVDTNNLFQALRDLTQGLSVTDVMSFQQQTPAVQSYLLEEYLEKFPDLQLSRPQFNEVLHILRSKANYYHLLKNDYMLEKDYHRFQIYKIGPETDSQPEKIMIKSEGIFSYGSYIFSLNHPLEEADSILYFPTENPIVVRRRQAGDTILINGINKKLRRWFIDNKISQKVRQNALIIEQNGEIYGITNLVSSDLSKSVKNDIIKATLYIKMKE; translated from the coding sequence ATGAAAGATAGATTTTTAAAAGTGACACTGGATGGTCACTTTTTTGATAAACATAAGAAAGTACTAGTAGCCGTATCTGGTGGGTTAGATTCTATGAACCTATTCCATCTTTTATACGAATGCAAACAAGTGTTAGGGATTGAACTTGGAATTGCCCATATTAATCATGGACAGAGGGAAGAATCTGTCATTGAGGAAAAATATCTTAGACAGTTAGCAGAAGAAAGTAATGTTCCCTTTTATCTGTCCTATTTTGAAGGTGTTTTTTCAGAAGAAGCGGCGCGAAAATGGCGTTATGGATTTTTTGCTACAATCATGGAGAAGGAAGGCTACACTGCACTAGTGACAGCCCACCATGCAGATGATCAAGCAGAAACTGTCTTTATGCGATTGATCAGAGGAGGGCGTTTACGTCACTTATCAGCAATTCAACCGACTCAGCCTTTTGCAACAGGGGAACTTATTCGACCACTTTTATCTTTTAAAAAGGCAGATTTTGAAAAGCTATTTCATTTTGAAGATTGCAGCAATGCAGATTTCAAATATTTTCGAAATAGAGTCAGAAATGACTATTTACCAAAGTTAAAACAGGAAAATCCTAAAATCGAACTTACTCTCAATAATCTTGCAGTTGATACAAATAATCTATTTCAAGCGCTAAGAGATTTGACACAGGGTTTATCCGTTACAGATGTGATGAGTTTTCAACAACAGACACCTGCGGTACAAAGTTATCTATTAGAGGAATATTTGGAAAAATTTCCTGATTTACAGCTCTCTCGTCCACAATTTAATGAAGTATTACACATCTTGCGTTCAAAAGCTAACTACTATCATTTATTGAAAAATGATTACATGCTAGAAAAGGATTATCATCGTTTTCAAATTTATAAAATAGGACCAGAGACGGATAGTCAACCAGAAAAAATCATGATAAAATCAGAGGGTATTTTTTCTTACGGTTCATATATTTTTTCTCTCAATCATCCTTTGGAAGAAGCGGATAGTATTTTATATTTTCCTACAGAAAATCCAATTGTAGTGAGGAGAAGGCAGGCTGGGGATACCATTTTAATAAACGGAATAAATAAAAAACTCCGCCGTTGGTTTATTGATAATAAAATCTCACAGAAAGTTCGACAAAATGCGCTTATTATCGAGCAGAATGGAGAAATTTATGGAATTACGAATCTTGTTAGCAGTGATTTGAGTAAATCAGTAAAAAATGATATAATCAAAGCTACCTTATATATAAAAATGAAAGAGTAG